A region of the Streptococcus oralis Uo5 genome:
ACAGTCATTAGAATATTCACATCTGAACGCGAAACGGAACTAATCGGTCCATAGGTATCAATACCGCTCACATAAATATTGAAAGCTTTATTCTTCGATACCTTTGGTGCCGCAACATCCTTAGTTAATTTTTTTGTATAGATTTTTTTGATTTTTGAAGCATAATCTGGATACTCTGCTTCGATGATGTTTTCAAAGACACTATTTAAGACAATCGCCTTTGCCTCACCTGAAATCAAACTCTTATAGGCTGCTAGATAAGAAGCACTCTGTTCAACTGTCAAGTCTTTACTCTGTGTCGTCTTAATATCTGTCACCAACTTTTGGATATTATCATTATCTGTTTCAGTCGGACCTGTTACACTATCCAACTGGGTCACATTGTTGATTTCACTGTCTTTTAAAACGACCACACTCATCGAATACTCTGAGTAGTTTGAGGTCGCATTGATATGATTTGTAAAACCGACAAACTGCTGCAAAGCATAGAGAGAAACCGAGCTAACTACGATAGCAAGTGTCAAAAAGAAAGCCGTAAACTTCTCAGCTTTCTTATACACTATCAGAAGGATTGCAATTACAGCAGAAATAAAAATAAGAACCGCAGTAAGAATATTGAGGTATCGAAAAGCTAAGATATTATGTTTGAAAATTAAGAACAATAAAAAACCACTCAATAATAAATAAATGGTTGATAAAGCTATATTAATATTTCGTTTTACATTCCCTAAACGAGCTCTCTTTGAACGTCTACTCATAATAATCCCCTATACACGTTAATAGTTATAAATATTATATCACAATTATGATGGAAATTCCATCCATCCTTTCTATTTTCAGCGTTTTCATTCGCTTTTGTTTTCTTAAATTGCTCTAAAATATGAGCAAGGTTCCGAATGCTATTCTAGACAAAAAGACAAGGCGCTCGGAGGCAACCTTGTCTGTAATCTTATTTTACGTGGTTTTCAAACTCTTTTTGGCTCTTTTCGATAGCTTTTTTACTTTCTTCTTCCCACTTAGCCTTGGCTTCATCAAATTGTTTCTTGGTAACAGGGTCTTTTTGTAATCTCATGTACTTATAATTATTTCCGTCGCCCTTGATTCCTACTAGGGAGTAGGCACGTGTAAACGGAGTTACTTTGGTTACAGAGGCTGTCCCACCATTTGACATAGCAGACATGACTAGAGAATTGTCAATCATCCAAGCTTGAGCTTCAGCGTATTTTTCATAACGCTTAGCGACATCTTTATTCTCAGCATCTGCTTCTTTTAGGAGTTGTGTATAGGTATCAAGTCCCAGACTCTTGATAAGTTCTTGGTCTTCCTTGGCATCAAGGCCAAAAATTTTGAGATAGAAGCCAGTTTCAGCATTGAAGGGGTCTAGATAAGTTGATGGATCCTGGTAATCACCAACCCAACCATCAAAGTTTAGGTCGTAGTCACGAGCTGCTGGATTTGGTGCTAGGAAGGCAACATTTCCAAAGTCATCTGTAGAAAGCTGTTGAACATCAATGACGATATTGTCAGAACCTAGTACTGTTTCAAGGGTTTGTTTAACTGAGTTCATACCAGAAACTGCGTTTTTATTTGTCTGATCAACAGGAACGTCCAAATGGATTGGGAAAGTCACGCCTTGGGCTTCCAATTCCTTTTTAGCTTCCTCAAATTTTGCTTGGGCCTTTTCCTTGTTAAAGTAATCATCTTGAGCGTCTGCCAAATTGATACCTGACCACTCAGTTCCATAGTTCACAAGCTTAGAGGCTGTTACTTCTCCAAAGGTCTTATCTCCCACCTGAACAAATGTTGGGGGAACCAGAGTATTACGAAGGGTTTTGCTCGCTGCTTCTTCACCGTTAGATTGAGCAGAGTAAGCTGTTCGATCAATACCAAAGTTGATAGCCTGACGGAAATTTTTATTTAAAATAGCTGTTTGAGCTGATTTCTTTTGTTCGTCCGTTGTTTTAGCGGTATGATTATAGGTTTTGCGGTTGACGTTAAAGTTAAAGTACCAAGATGTCTTGTCTTGTAAGCTATAGACGATATTGTCTTGGTATTTTTCTTTTGTCTTAGCATAGTTTGAACTATTTGGATAGACTCCTGCAATCGAGTAAGCACCACTTTCAAAGTTTCGAATAGTCATCTCCTGATCTGACCCATCAAAGTAGGCTAACTTAACTTTTTCAATGGTTACTTTATCATGGTCATAATAGTGTGGATTCTTCACATATTCGATCGAAGATTTTGATGTGAAATCTTTTAACAGATAGGGGCCGTTATAAAGGATGCTGTCTGGTGTCAAGGTACCAAAGTCTTTATCCTTTGATTTCAAGAACTCTTCATTAACTGGGAAAAGGATACTATTAGTTGTCTTTGAATTCCAGTACGGTTCTGGTCGAGTCAAAGTGTACTCGACCGTGTAATCATCCAAGGCTTTGACACCAACAGTTGAAAAGTCATTGGTCACACCCGTCACATAGTCATTCAATCCCTTGATTGAATTTTGGATCAGATCCATGGCTTGCGCCTTGTTGTCAGCTGCATATTTGATCCCAGTGACAAAATCCTGAGCTTTGACTGAAGCATATTCCTCACCATCAGCTGTATACCACTTGGCATCTTTTCTAAGCTTGTAGGTATAGGTCAAACCATCTGATGAAACAGACCAATCCTCCGCAAGAGCAGGCACGAGGTTCCCGTAGCTGTCATTTTCTAGCAAACCATCTACAAGATTGGTAATAACGGCAGTGTTATCTGCATAATAATCTAGAAGATAGTTAAAAGTTGTTGGATTCGCACTAAATGTTGATGAATAAGTGCTAGTATCTGTGTTGGACTGTCCACATGCCGAGAGCAAAATCCCTGTCGCTAAGACAAGACCTGTCCCGATTAGTCTTTTTTTCATTTTGATCATCATTCACTCCTTTATGTCACTTTTTATAACATAACCATATTTTATCAAATTTATTCAAAAATGTAAAGTTACTGCTTTTATGACAACTGGTGTCTTAAAACAAAAAAGGAAGCACAGTTTCCTGCAACTTCCTTTTCTGTTTATAGATTACTTGACGTGTTTTTCAAGTTCTTTTTGGTACTTGGCATTTGTTTCGATTTTTTCTTGTTGCCATTTCTTGAAGGCTTCTTCGTATTCTTTTGCAGTCACAACGTCATTTTGCAACTCCAAACCTTTGAACACAAATGGGTCTCCCTTGATTCCGACTTGAGAGTAAGCTTTTGTGAATGGTACAGTTCGGCTAACAGTTGGAGAACCACCTGAAGAAGCAACTGGGATTAAGAGCGAGCTGTCTGACACCCAAGCTTGAGCTTTGGCGTATTTTTCATAACGCTTATTAAGGTCGCTGGTTTCAGCTGCAGCATCATCCAAGAGTTTCTTGTATTCGTCTAGACCGACTTGAGCCATCACTTCTGGATCTTTTCCACGAGTGATCCCCAAGTGTTTAAGGGCAGAACCCTTCTTAGCATCAAGGATGTTGAGGTAGGTAGCTGGGTCTTGATAGTCTGGTCCCCAACCAGTTCCATTCAAGTCGTAATCTTTTTGTGCTGGAACCTTAGCTTGGGACGTAATGCTTATTTTTTCATTATCTGTCATTTGAAGGACATCGACAATGACATTCTCTGTACCAAGTGATGATTCGATTGACTGCTTGAGTGAGTTGGTTTGTTGAACCGCGATTACATCTGTTTGTTCAACGGGGATATCCAAATGGATTGGGAAGGTAACACCCTTGGCTTGCAATTCTTCCTTGGCTTTAGCAAAGGCAGCCTTAGCTTTTTCAGGACTGTAAATCGTATCCTTGCCATCTGTAAGGGCTACATCTTTCCACTGGTCTCCATATGAAACAAGCTCTGCCTGCGCCAACTCTCCAAAGGTCTTTTCGCCTACTTGAACGTAGTCATGAGGCACTAGGCTGTTACGGATAATCTTGTTCGCACCTTCTTCACCATTCAACTGAGCAGTATAAGAATGACGGTCAAGGGCAAAGTTCAGCGCCTGACGGAAGTTCTTGTTGAGAAGAGCTTCTTTCGTTGAAGTTTTTTGAGCCTCGTCTGTTTTGGCTGTTTTATTGTAAGATTGGCGGTTTACGTTAACAGTAAGGTAGTAGCTTGTCGCTTCTTGTGGACTATAAACAATCTTATCGCCGTACTCTTGTTTAGTTGACTCAAAGTTTGAGCTTGTTGGGAAGAGTCGGGCTGTTGTATAGGCACCTTGTGTAAAGCTGCGAATCAAGGATTCTTGATCTGATCCATCGTAGAAGGTTAGTTTAATATTGTCAATCTTAACATTGTCCTTATCCCAGTAGTTTGGATTCTTTTCATATTCAATGACTGATTTTGAAGTCAATGATTTCAAGAAATAAGGACCATTGTATAGGATACCTGATGGGGTTGGTGCACCGTAGTCGCTCCCTTTAGAATTCAAAAATTCTTCATTAACTGGAAGCATGGTTGCAGTTGTGACCTTAGAGTTCCAGAAACTCTCTGGTTTGTTGAGCGTGTATTCTACCGTGTAATCATCAACAGCCTTAACTCCTACGGTAGAGAAATCATTGCTCTCACCACTGACATACTCTGCCAAACCTTTGATAGAATCCTGAATCAAAGAAAGACCATCTGATTTTCCGTCAGCGGCATGTTTAAGCCCAGTAACAAAGTCTTTGGCCTTAACTTCAGCGTATTCTTCTCCATCAGAAGTATACCATTTTACACCCTTACGAAGTTTGTAGGTGTAAGTCAAACCATCCTTTGAAACAGACCAGTCTTCTGCAAGTGATGGAATTAAGTTCCCATACTTATCATTTTCCAAAAGACCATCAACAACGTTTGCTATAACGTCAGAGGTTGAGCTCTTGCTCGTCACACTATAGTCCAAAGAAGATGGATCCATAGCGTAGACATAAGAGAATGTCTTGGGAGCATCCGCTTTCTTTTCACTTTGCCCACAAGCAGTTAACAGTAGGGCTGCACTCAAAACAGCACCTGCTCCTAAGAGCCACTTTTTCGATTTCATAAGTAATCTCCTTAAAGATAGTGTTTTCACCATTATACCCTATTTTTTCATAAAAGCAAGAACTTTCGCCAGATTTTTTAGAAAATTCTAACAAATATTTTTAAAAGGGTTTTCTATATAATTTTTAGTAAAAGACCCTCAAGCATCAAAGGCTTGAGGGTCACTTATTTTAATCCGTTAGTTCCACACAGAAGGCATCCCATGGCTCTAAGGTTTGTTTTTCAACTGCTTTTTTAGCAGTAGTGTTTTTAATCAAGATTGACTTAACTCTTCCTTCTACTGAAAAGTTTTGTTTTTCATTGGACAAGTTAGCTACAACTAGGAAGCGACGGTCACCGTCCTTACGGATATAAGCAAAAACCTTGTCAGCCGTATCAAGCAATTCAAAGTCAGCGCGAATCAGCCAGCTGTTCTTCTTACGAATTTGAACCAGTTTTTGATAAGTATAGAAGATTGAATCTGGATCTGCTAATGCTTCTTGAACGTTGATTTCTTCGTAATTTGGATTAACTGCCAACCAAGGTTGACCTGTTGAGAAGCCAGCGTTTTTACTCTCATCCCATTGCATTGGGGTACGGGCATTATCACGACCAATGACACGGATGCTGTCCATGATTTCTGCTATCGGAACGCCTTTTTCAAGAGCTTCACGCGCATAGTTTAAGGATTCAATATCTTCTACTTGATCCAGTGTTTCAAACGGATAGTTGGTCATCCCAATCTCCTCACCCTGATAGATATAAGGAGTTCCTCTCATCAGATGAAGCAAAATCGCAAAGGCTTTAGCAGATTTTTCACGGTATTCTTGGTCATTTCCCCAAATAGAGACGATTCGAGGGAGGTCATGGTTATTCCAGAAGAGGGAATTCCAGCCGTCTTCAACTCCCAGCTCTGTCTGCCATTTGTTAAAAATTTCTTTTAACTTCCCTACATTTAACTCTTTTTGGTAGTGCCACTTAGGCTGCCCTTCCTGATACTGAAGACAGATATGCTCAAACTGGAAGACCATAG
Encoded here:
- a CDS encoding peptide ABC transporter substrate-binding protein; protein product: MKSKKWLLGAGAVLSAALLLTACGQSEKKADAPKTFSYVYAMDPSSLDYSVTSKSSTSDVIANVVDGLLENDKYGNLIPSLAEDWSVSKDGLTYTYKLRKGVKWYTSDGEEYAEVKAKDFVTGLKHAADGKSDGLSLIQDSIKGLAEYVSGESNDFSTVGVKAVDDYTVEYTLNKPESFWNSKVTTATMLPVNEEFLNSKGSDYGAPTPSGILYNGPYFLKSLTSKSVIEYEKNPNYWDKDNVKIDNIKLTFYDGSDQESLIRSFTQGAYTTARLFPTSSNFESTKQEYGDKIVYSPQEATSYYLTVNVNRQSYNKTAKTDEAQKTSTKEALLNKNFRQALNFALDRHSYTAQLNGEEGANKIIRNSLVPHDYVQVGEKTFGELAQAELVSYGDQWKDVALTDGKDTIYSPEKAKAAFAKAKEELQAKGVTFPIHLDIPVEQTDVIAVQQTNSLKQSIESSLGTENVIVDVLQMTDNEKISITSQAKVPAQKDYDLNGTGWGPDYQDPATYLNILDAKKGSALKHLGITRGKDPEVMAQVGLDEYKKLLDDAAAETSDLNKRYEKYAKAQAWVSDSSLLIPVASSGGSPTVSRTVPFTKAYSQVGIKGDPFVFKGLELQNDVVTAKEYEEAFKKWQQEKIETNAKYQKELEKHVK
- a CDS encoding peptide ABC transporter substrate-binding protein; the encoded protein is MIKMKKRLIGTGLVLATGILLSACGQSNTDTSTYSSTFSANPTTFNYLLDYYADNTAVITNLVDGLLENDSYGNLVPALAEDWSVSSDGLTYTYKLRKDAKWYTADGEEYASVKAQDFVTGIKYAADNKAQAMDLIQNSIKGLNDYVTGVTNDFSTVGVKALDDYTVEYTLTRPEPYWNSKTTNSILFPVNEEFLKSKDKDFGTLTPDSILYNGPYLLKDFTSKSSIEYVKNPHYYDHDKVTIEKVKLAYFDGSDQEMTIRNFESGAYSIAGVYPNSSNYAKTKEKYQDNIVYSLQDKTSWYFNFNVNRKTYNHTAKTTDEQKKSAQTAILNKNFRQAINFGIDRTAYSAQSNGEEAASKTLRNTLVPPTFVQVGDKTFGEVTASKLVNYGTEWSGINLADAQDDYFNKEKAQAKFEEAKKELEAQGVTFPIHLDVPVDQTNKNAVSGMNSVKQTLETVLGSDNIVIDVQQLSTDDFGNVAFLAPNPAARDYDLNFDGWVGDYQDPSTYLDPFNAETGFYLKIFGLDAKEDQELIKSLGLDTYTQLLKEADAENKDVAKRYEKYAEAQAWMIDNSLVMSAMSNGGTASVTKVTPFTRAYSLVGIKGDGNNYKYMRLQKDPVTKKQFDEAKAKWEEESKKAIEKSQKEFENHVK
- a CDS encoding glycoside hydrolase family 13 protein yields the protein MQEKWWHNAVVYQVYPKSFMDSNGDGIGDLPGITSKLDYLAKLGITAIWLSPVYDSPMDDNGYDIADYQAIAAIFGNMEDMDQLITEAKKRDIRIIMDLVVNHTSDEHAWFVEACENPDSPERDYYIWRDEPNELESIFSGSAWEYDEKSGQCYLHFFSKKQPDLNWENEKLRQKIYEMMNFWIDKGIGGFRMDVIDMIGKIPDEKVVNNGPMLHPYLKEMNQATFGDKELLTVGETWGATPEIAKLYSDPKGQELSMVFQFEHICLQYQEGQPKWHYQKELNVGKLKEIFNKWQTELGVEDGWNSLFWNNHDLPRIVSIWGNDQEYREKSAKAFAILLHLMRGTPYIYQGEEIGMTNYPFETLDQVEDIESLNYAREALEKGVPIAEIMDSIRVIGRDNARTPMQWDESKNAGFSTGQPWLAVNPNYEEINVQEALADPDSIFYTYQKLVQIRKKNSWLIRADFELLDTADKVFAYIRKDGDRRFLVVANLSNEKQNFSVEGRVKSILIKNTTAKKAVEKQTLEPWDAFCVELTD
- a CDS encoding LCP family protein, with protein sequence MSRRSKRARLGNVKRNINIALSTIYLLLSGFLLFLIFKHNILAFRYLNILTAVLIFISAVIAILLIVYKKAEKFTAFFLTLAIVVSSVSLYALQQFVGFTNHINATSNYSEYSMSVVVLKDSEINNVTQLDSVTGPTETDNDNIQKLVTDIKTTQSKDLTVEQSASYLAAYKSLISGEAKAIVLNSVFENIIEAEYPDYASKIKKIYTKKLTKDVAAPKVSKNKAFNIYVSGIDTYGPISSVSRSDVNILMTVNRDTKKILLTTTPRDSYVPIADGGNNQKDKLTHAGIYGVDSSIHTLENLYGVDINYYVRLNFTSFLKLIDLLGGVDVYNDQEFTAHTNGKYYPVGNVHLDSEQALGFVRERYSLADGDRDRGRNQQKVIVAVIQKLTSTEALKNYDNIIKGLQDSLQTNMPLETMMDLVNTQLESGGNYKVNSQDLKGTGRTDLPSYAMPDSNLYMMEIDDSSLAGAKAAIKDVMEGK